CACCCCCAGTGCGGCTACTGCCGTGAGTAGGCCCCGCCCGGGGCTCCGGGGCTTCCGGGGGCTGTTGGGGCCTTGAGTCTGGACGGCTTGCCGGGACACGGGGCACCTCAGGCCGTGCCGGGGGTAGCCACACCCTGGGGACGATGTTCCATACCTTCGAGTCTAGGCACAGGCAACGGATCGTGTGGGGAGTTATCCACACCCGGAAAGCACCGGAGGCCTTTGCTGCTACCGGCAGGAGTCTGGCAGGGCTAAGCTGCCAGCGCCTTGTACATCAGGTGCAGGCCGACGGGGCCGTGAACCGGGTGCTCAAATGCTCCGGGGATGGTGGCCAGAATCTCAAAGCCCAGCGACTGCCACAAACGCACGGCAGCGGCATTTGATTCCACCACGGCGTTAAACACCATCGCCTTGTAGCCGTCGGCGAATGCGGCGTTGAGGACGTGGTGGGCCAACAGCCGCCCATACCCCTTGCCTCCATGGTTGGGGTGCACCATGAAGCTGGCGTTGGCGATGTGCGAGCCGGCGCCGGGGAAATTGGGGTGCAGCTGCGCGGTGGCCACGATCATGGGTGCGGACGTGCCCCCCGTTTCCTCCGTGAGAACATAGCTGCGGCACACGCGGGCGCAGGCGCCGCCGTCGTGCACCAAGGACTCGGCGGGAAGCCACTGCGACTGCATGAACTCCTCGGAGGAATCGGTGGCAAAGGTGTAGGTTTCACCGGCGCGGATGATGGGTTCCATGAGGGCCCATATGCCCGGCCAGTCGGTGGCGGTTGCCTGTCGTATCAGCATGCTGGCAAGTGTACGCACTGCACCGGCGGTTACTTGTCCACGGCTTTGCGTCGCACCCAGCCGATCGCCGCCGTGGCGACAAAGAGGATGATGGCGATGAATCGCAGCGAGAGGCTGAACTCGAGGCGGTGAAAAACGGTGAAAGTCAGGAACCACACCGGCTTTCTAACAGAAATGGCGTGCCCATCCCGCGTAAACACGGGGCAAACACGCCATTTGGTGGATAGGGCGTCCTGTACGCCGGGTTTTGTCGTCCGCCGCAGTTACCCCGCTGCGGAGAGGCAACCATCCATCTACGGACGCCGTTACCGACGCCCTCTAGCAGCCTACCCAGGCACTCGGGCGAACAGCCCTCAGTCATGCCCTGTCTGGCCTTGCTCCGGGTGGGGTTTACCAAGCTTCCCCAGTCACCTGGGGAACTGGTGGTCTCTTTACACCACCGTTTCACCCTTACCTGCGCGGCATTGCTGCCGTGCTGGCGGTCTCTTCTCTGTGGCACTTTCCTGCAGGTTACCCCGAGTGGGTGTTACCCACCACCCTGTTCTGTGGAGCCCGGACGTTCCTCGAGCCACTTGCGTGACGCGCGGTTGCCCAGACGCCCTATCCAGTGAACCAGTCTACCGTCTCGCAAGACACCAGAAAACACGGTAACTGGGCCTCAAAAACTAAGGTGCGGTTCCGGCGTCGAACGCTAATGTCCGACGCCGGAACCGCACCGTACGCGGCCGTCCCTAGACTGCGGCGGCGCTGGGCAGACCGGCGGGCACGCTGCCTTCGTCCAGCATGGGGAACGCGCGCGGGTGGACGCCGGCCCATTTCCTCCATGACACGGACCACCTGGCAGCTGTAACCAAATTCGTTGTCGTACCAGACGTACAGCACCAAATGCTTATCCGTGCTGATGGTGGCCAGGCCGTCCACGATGCCTGCACGGCGGGAGCCCACAAAGTCGCTGGAGACCACCTCGGGTGAGTCGATGAAGTCGATCTGCTTGCGCAGCCCCGAGTTCAGCGACATGTCCCGCAGGTAGCTGTTGACCTCATTTTTGGTGGTACCGTGCTCCAACGTCAGGTTCAGGATTGCCATGGACACGTTGGGTGTGGGGACCCGAATGGAATTGCCGCTGAGTTTGCCTTCAAGCTCGGGCAGCGCCTTGGCGACGGCCTTCGCGGCACCAGTTTCGGTCAGGACCATGTTCAGGGCCGCCGAACGGCCTCGACGGTCGCCCTTGTGGAAGTTGTCGGTCAGGTTCTGGTCATTGGTGAAGGAATGCACCGTCTCGACGTGGCCGTGCACGATTCCGTACTTGTCATTGAGCACCTTCAAGACCGGGGTGATGGCGTTGGTGGTGCAGGAGGCGGCCGTGACGATCAAGTCCTCGTCGGTGATGGTGCCATGGTTGATGCCGTGCACAATGTTCTTTAGCGCTCCCTTGCCCGGGGCGGTCAGCAACACCCGGGACGCGCCCTTGCTGCGCAGGTGGGCGGAGAGGCCTTCCTCGTCGCGCCAACGGCCAGTGTTGTCCACCACCAGCGCGTCCTGGATGCCGTACGCGGTGTAGTCGATCGTGGCGGGGTTCTCCGAGTAAATCACCTGGATGGCCGTGCCATTGGCCAAGATGACGTTGTTCTGCTCGTCAACAGTGATGGTGCCGTTGAAGGGGCCGTGGACGGAGTCGCGGCGCAACAGGCTTGCCCGCTTGGTAAGATCGGCGTCGCCGCCCTTGCGCACCACGATGGCGCGCAGACGCAGGCCGTGGCCGCCGCCGGAGTGTTCAATCAGGATGCGGGCCAGCAGGCGCCCAATGCGTCCGAAGCCGTAGAGGACGACGTCGGTGCTGGTGCGTTCGTCTGCGCCGCAACGGTTCACGATGCTTTCCAGTTCGGTGCGCAGGAACGCGTCCAGGTCTTCCTCACCGGAGGCCTTGAAGCTTGCGTTGAGGCGGGCCAGATCCAGTGAGGCGGCCCCCAGCTGCAAGGTGACCAGGGCCTGGAGCAGCGGCAGCGTCGCCTCGAGGGGGAGCTCCACATCGTCGATTTGCCGCGCAAAACGGTGAGCCTTCAAGAGGCTGATAACAGACTGGTTGATGAGCGAGCGTCCGTGAATGTTGGTGATCACGTTATTTTCGCGGTAGAGGCGGCCGATCAGCGGAATCATTGTCTCCGCCATGGTTTCGCGTTGGATCCATGTCTCCAGCGCGGCGTCACTGTTCAGTGTCACGTCAAGTACCTTTTCTAGCCCAAAACACCCTTGGTTGAGGCTAAGACCATTTTAGGCTGCGCGCCTCATCGACCAGCGAGTTCAGTGACCGTTTTCACTAGACCGGTCTACCTCCCGTCGCGGGTGCTCTCGCATGGACTTTGGCTGACCTGCGAAACGATAGGCTCGAACGGTGTTGATTCTGCTGCCGCCTTCTGAAGGCAAGACCCCCGCCGGCTCCGGCGCCCCCTGTGGACCTGAACGGGCTGCACTTTCCAGAGTTGACTGCGGCCCGGCAGTCGGTGGCCCAGGCCCTGGCCGCAGTGTCCGCACACGAGGACGCCCTAGCGCGACTAGGGGTGGGCGCGTCGCTGGCCAAGGAAGTCCACCGCAACACTCTGCTGGATTTGGAACCAGCAGCACCGGCGCACACCATTTACACCGGAGTCCTCTACGACGCGCTGGGTTACAACACACTGACCCCCACCCAAAAGCGCAAGGCCGACGACGCCGTCGTGGTGGTCTCGGGATTGTGGGGCGCCGTGGGATTCGCGGACAGGATCCCGGCATACAGGCTGTCCATGTCGGTGGGGCTGCCGGGCCTGGGTAAATTGGCCAGTTACTGGAAGCCCCGCCTGGCCGAGGCGCTGGCCGCCCACGCCGCCGGCCACCTGCTGGTGGACTGCCGCTCAAGCACCTACGCGGCCGCCTGGGTTCCGGATCCCGGGCGCACCGTGGCCGTCAACGTGTTCACCGAGCGCGACGGCACCCGCAAGGTAGTGTCGCACTTCGCCAAGCACACCCGCGGGGAGCTTGCCCGGCACCTGCTCACCCGCCGCGGCAACGCCCCCCAAACACCCGAGCAACTGGCCACGGCCGCCGGTGAAAAATGGGACGTGGAGCTGGTGGCCGGGACCGCCCGCAAGGCCCACGCCCTGAACATCATCCTGGCGGGCTGATCCGGCACACGCCGCGTGTTCACCGGCTCAGTGTTCACCAGCTCAGTGGCGGTGCGTCCGTAGGCGCCACCGCCGCACCAATGATCTTAAACAGTTCCAGGGCTTGGTTGGGGACATCGCCGGGACCGTCAAAGGCGGCTTCGGTGTAGGTCACGGCCACGGCTATGGCGAGCTTCTGCGACGGCAGCGAGGCCTCCACCGCCGAGTAGCCTGCAAACATGGGATTTTGCAGCACCCAGTTGCCGCTGAGAACCACGCCCAGCCCGTAGCTGAAGCCCACACCCATTTCCGTGCAGTTCGCACATCCGGGAACCTTCGTCGTCTTGCCCCGAAGCGTGGTGGCAATTTGGGCAGTATGGGATTGTGCAGTAAGGAGCGAGCCGGAACCAATCGCATCGGCCGACGTCGTCATGTCGGTGATGGTGGTGGTTTGCACGGCGCCACGGGCCAGAGTCCACGACGGGTTCCAAAAGCTACTATCCTCCATGAACCGCGCTGCAGCGGGCACCCCTAGTGCCGCTTTGCGCTCACCCGTGTACGCGTGCAGAACAGGCTCCGGAATCTGCGGTGTAGGCGAATTTCGGGTGCCTGTGAGGCCCAGCGGTGTCAGGATTTTTTGTTGTAGGAGCCCATCCAACGGCATCCCGGCAATCTTTTCCAGGGCCAGCCCCAGCAGGATGTAGTTGGTGTGGGCATAGTTCCAGTTGGTGCCTGGAGTGTAGATCAGCGGCTTGGATGTGCCAAAGGCCTGCAGCTCATCCGGGGTCCACGCCCGGAAAGGGTCCGCATAGAACTCCTTTTGAAACTGCTCATCCGGCACATAGTCCTCATAACCGGAGGTCATCTGGACCAGCTGTTCCAAGGTCACCTTGTCGCTGTTCGGCACGTCCGGCAGCCAGGAGGAGAGCTTGTCCGTCAGGGACACTTTCTTCTCGTCCACCAGTTGCAGCAGGGCAGTTGCCATGTAGGAGATCGCGACGGCGCCGTTGCGGAAATTCATGTCCGTGGTGGCCGGCACGCCCGGCATGGATTCTCCGAACGCTTCCGTCAGCACCGGCTCCCCGGCTTTCGTGACCCGTACAATCACCGACCGCAAATGCCTGGTGCCCATCTGCGCTGCGACGATGGCCCGCACCTGCTCGGCCAGTCCTGCATCCACCAACGTTGATGGTGACGGGGTTTCATCAGTCTTTTCTGCCGTGGGTGTCGAACATCCGGCCAGCGCCAGCACAGTAATAAGAGCGAATGCAACGCCGCACGTGGCCCGCCGCCCGGCCCCCTCGGCCCGTCTGAAATCTCGCATGCGTGTCCTGCCTTCATCGTGGGTTCGTCAGCCGGGGCCGCCCGGATCGGCCGTGCCGGCGAACTGCCCCCTCAACGATGCTAATGCGGCAGTGGCGGGCACGGAATGGACCTAGGTCGCCACTGGGCCGGCACGGGCGGGGCCGCGGTGTCAGCTTTCGCTGAGGTAGTGCATGACCGCCAGGACCCTGCGGTGCGAGTCACCGTCCAGAAACAGGTTCAGGGAATCATAAATGCGTGAGGTGTGCTGCACCACCGCCTTTTCGCTGAGGAACAGCTCGGCGGCGATCCGGGAATTGCTGTGGCCCTCGGCCATCAGGGCCAGCACTTCCTGCTGCCGCGGCGTCAGCTCGCGGATAGCCCCATTGGACTGTTTGGCGCGTGCCATCATGAGTGCCACGACATCCTGGTCAAGGGCCATGCCGCCGCCGGCGACTTCCCTCAGCTGGCCCAGAAACGTGTCAACGTCGGCGATGCGCTGCTTGAGCAGGTAGCCCACCTTGCCGTTGGAGGAGGACAAAAGTTCCTTGGCGTAGCGCCTTTGCATGTGTTGGG
This region of Arthrobacter alpinus genomic DNA includes:
- a CDS encoding GNAT family N-acetyltransferase, whose product is MLIRQATATDWPGIWALMEPIIRAGETYTFATDSSEEFMQSQWLPAESLVHDGGACARVCRSYVLTEETGGTSAPMIVATAQLHPNFPGAGSHIANASFMVHPNHGGKGYGRLLAHHVLNAAFADGYKAMVFNAVVESNAAAVRLWQSLGFEILATIPGAFEHPVHGPVGLHLMYKALAA
- a CDS encoding serine hydrolase domain-containing protein; its protein translation is MRDFRRAEGAGRRATCGVAFALITVLALAGCSTPTAEKTDETPSPSTLVDAGLAEQVRAIVAAQMGTRHLRSVIVRVTKAGEPVLTEAFGESMPGVPATTDMNFRNGAVAISYMATALLQLVDEKKVSLTDKLSSWLPDVPNSDKVTLEQLVQMTSGYEDYVPDEQFQKEFYADPFRAWTPDELQAFGTSKPLIYTPGTNWNYAHTNYILLGLALEKIAGMPLDGLLQQKILTPLGLTGTRNSPTPQIPEPVLHAYTGERKAALGVPAAARFMEDSSFWNPSWTLARGAVQTTTITDMTTSADAIGSGSLLTAQSHTAQIATTLRGKTTKVPGCANCTEMGVGFSYGLGVVLSGNWVLQNPMFAGYSAVEASLPSQKLAIAVAVTYTEAAFDGPGDVPNQALELFKIIGAAVAPTDAPPLSW
- a CDS encoding response regulator transcription factor: MRVVIGEDEALLRHGLQLVLEGGGFEVVAAAGDAVELELAVSLHLPELVITDIRMPPSHSDEGLLAALRIREKYPETAVVVLSQHMQRRYAKELLSSSNGKVGYLLKQRIADVDTFLGQLREVAGGGMALDQDVVALMMARAKQSNGAIRELTPRQQEVLALMAEGHSNSRIAAELFLSEKAVVQHTSRIYDSLNLFLDGDSHRRVLAVMHYLSES